The Mesorhizobium sp. B1-1-8 genome contains a region encoding:
- a CDS encoding N-formylglutamate amidohydrolase, giving the protein MTRSTVFAPFDIVEGDRKRGIVLLADHASRDLPEEYGSLGLPASEFDRHIAYDIGVETVTRELAAALGVPAVLAGFSRLLIDPNRGEDDPTLIRQLYDGTIVPGNYPMAPEERERRLDRFYRPYHDAVGAMIASVAHASGKAPLILSVHSFTPRMQGFVRPWHVGILWDLDDRVARPLMDMLAADKDLVVGDNEPYDGALRGDTMFRHAIVNGYAHALVEIRQDLIADSESAAQWADRLAPIVDAIDRRADIHQVKMFGSRTGPV; this is encoded by the coding sequence ATGACCCGATCCACAGTTTTCGCGCCCTTCGATATCGTGGAAGGCGACCGCAAACGAGGCATCGTGCTTTTGGCCGACCACGCCAGCCGCGACCTGCCCGAAGAGTATGGCAGCCTTGGTTTGCCGGCGTCCGAGTTCGACCGCCACATCGCCTATGACATCGGCGTCGAGACCGTAACGCGGGAACTCGCCGCAGCGCTCGGCGTGCCGGCGGTGCTTGCCGGTTTTTCGCGCCTGCTGATCGATCCCAATCGCGGCGAGGACGATCCGACCCTGATCCGGCAGCTTTATGACGGCACCATCGTGCCGGGGAACTATCCGATGGCGCCCGAGGAGCGGGAGCGGCGCCTCGACCGTTTCTACCGGCCCTATCACGATGCCGTCGGCGCGATGATCGCCTCGGTGGCGCATGCTTCCGGCAAGGCGCCGTTGATCTTGTCTGTGCACTCTTTTACCCCACGCATGCAGGGTTTTGTCCGGCCCTGGCATGTCGGCATCCTGTGGGACCTCGACGACCGTGTGGCGCGGCCGCTGATGGATATGCTCGCCGCCGACAAGGACCTCGTCGTCGGCGACAACGAGCCCTATGACGGGGCGCTGCGCGGCGACACCATGTTTCGACACGCCATCGTCAATGGCTACGCCCATGCGCTGGTCGAGATCCGCCAGGACCTGATCGCCGACAGTGAAAGCGCCGCGCAATGGGCCGATCGGCTGGCGCCGATCGTTGACGCCATCGACCGCCGTGCCGATATACATCAGGTAAAGATGTTCGGCTCGCGCACCGGGCCGGTCTGA
- a CDS encoding DUF1036 domain-containing protein, translating to MGFAGRLRKRLGVPLLIVAAGLCALGATSPARADFRVCNATQNLVGVGIGYRAKAGWITEGWWHIEGSTCKTLIEGPLSSRFYYLYAEDAERGGRWDGPINMCVAEKEFKIAGVNDCVARGFQRAGFQEYDTGEQASWMVQLTDEPATGGAPAAPAPGTNSQ from the coding sequence ATGGGTTTTGCCGGCAGGCTGCGCAAGCGCCTGGGCGTCCCGCTCCTGATCGTTGCCGCGGGACTGTGCGCGCTTGGCGCGACGTCACCGGCCCGCGCCGACTTCCGCGTCTGCAACGCGACGCAGAACCTGGTCGGCGTCGGCATCGGCTATCGCGCCAAGGCCGGTTGGATCACCGAGGGCTGGTGGCACATCGAAGGGTCGACCTGCAAGACGCTGATCGAAGGGCCGCTGTCATCAAGGTTTTACTATCTTTATGCAGAAGACGCCGAGCGCGGCGGGCGCTGGGACGGCCCGATCAACATGTGCGTGGCCGAAAAAGAGTTCAAGATTGCCGGCGTAAACGATTGCGTCGCCCGGGGCTTTCAGCGCGCCGGATTTCAGGAATATGACACGGGCGAGCAGGCCAGCTGGATGGTCCAGCTGACCGACGAGCCCGCAACGGGAGGCGCGCCAGCCGCCCCCGCGCCGGGAACAAACAGTCAATGA